A segment of the Chitinophagaceae bacterium genome:
TATTCTTATAATAATCCGGATGCAAACCAATGTTGAGTAAATGCACTTCACCACAGGCTTCTTCATTTTCAGGCATCAGAAAACATTCTTTATATACCTGAAAGCACAGTGTATACTGTGCATGTATAACCGTAGCATCTTTACAACTTTTATCAGTGATCATCCCGGTAGGAATATCGATTGAAATAACGGTGGCGGGTGAGTGATTGATATGATTGATCAGATCAGCGGTAATTCCATCAGGCGCTTTATTAAGGCCGGTACCAAACATGGCATCAATCACTGTATCATCTGCTGTTAATAACGGAAATGCTTCTGCTGTTTGCAGGAAATGAATTGATGTTGTTACCTGGTGCAGGCGGTGTAAGTTAACCTGGAAATCATCTGTGCCTTTATGACCAAATTCAAGAATGTAAACACTCACTTTACATCCTTTTTGTATTAATAATCTTGCAATTGCCAATCCATCTCCTCCGTTGTTTCCTTTGCCGCAAAAGATATGCAGCGGCTGTTTGGCATGATGATTATGAATAAGCCATTCGGTACATTTTAAAGCGGCTCTTTCCATTAAATCAACAGAAAGCACGGGTTCCTGTTCAATGGTATAAGCATCCCATGCCCGGATCTGACTGGCTGAAAAAATCTTCATATAATAAAGTTAACTCAACAATGATGAAAAAAAAAGGCCTGATAAAAAATCAGACCTTTCGAGACCAAAGAGAACCACAATTATTTTTTAAGAAATGAAAAGCGAACTGATACTGCAACAGTTGATGCCCTGAAACGAACTGCGTTGATAACTGTTAACTCAGGTTTCCAGTCAATGGATAAATTAATTGGTACTTCTGAAAACTGGTAGTCTACACCGGCAATGCCTGTGATACCAAGATTATCGACACCTTTAAACCCAACAAATGCACCGCCTCCATAATACCAGGAAAGATTCTGAATGGCAGGAATGGGATTGAAGATTTCATACAGCACAGCTGCTGAAGCAGGATTTTGCAGATTGAGAATTCCTTCAACAGCTTTGTTGCCATTAAAATGATAACGGTATGTAAAGCCTGTTGCAACAACCTGGTCGGCACTTCCTAAACGTACACCCAACTGATGCGTATATTGTGCATCTGCTTTACTGCAAAAAATAAAAACGGATAGAATAGATATGAATGTAAGTTTCTGCATCATAGTTTATAAGTTGTCTTTAATCCTTCGAAAATGATGCCAATGCTTTTTAGTTTTTTCTTTTGTGAAAATTTTAAAACAGGCAAAGAACAGGACTGTAAATGACAGACGCAACTATAACGGCAGAAGGGCTTCTGAGCTGTGTGAAAGAATCCTTAAAGTAAAAAGAAGAAAAGGAAAGAATGCTGTTTGTCAGAGAAACAACTCCAGTTTATTTTTTGGCCGTTTGTTTTCCAACCATTGAAAGGAAGGTAATTTTTTTGATCTTCCGGTAACTGGCGGATAGGGTACATTGTCCCCTTTGGTTGTCGGGTAAATTTTACTTTTTTGCCGTCCTTTTTCAAAGTACATATCAATCATATCTGCAGCGGTGCGGTTCATGGCAACAAAAGCACTGTCATTATCCTGCACATAATAAATCGTTTCTGCTGTCCCTTTGGCTCTTACATAATCCAGTTCGCCATCAGTAAAATATCCATTAATGGTACGTCCCCTGATCTGGTTAAAGAAGCCTGCACTTTCTTTTACATTCTGGATCATCAATCCATTTTCAAACACATATAAACGCTTCGGCTTTTTATTTTCCAAGTACACATAAATAGTGTCGCCGGTTATCTGGCTTCCTTTACTCCATGCAATCGGGTCATAATATAATTCAAACACACTGTCTACACCCGAATAAAACATACTGTCGGCCACTGCCTGTAACGAATCATTAAAAATGCGAACATGCCTGAAGGCAGTAATAAACCGCATGGTATCTGTTTCTTCTTTGGGTCGTATTTTCTTTATGATTACTGAATCTGTTGCAGCAATCGCAATGCTGTCTTTTTTTAGAACAGGAACAGGATCTTTTTGAAGAACAGGCCGCTGCCTGTTTTTTATCAGAGGTTTTGTAATGGCAATGCTATCCTGTTTCGCCAGGTTTGAATCTTTAACAATAACAGGCGGCACAACCGGAGTAATAGCGATTGTATCTTTTTGAACAATCGCAATAGTATCTTGCTGAGCAATAGCTATGGTGTCTTTTATTACTACTGCATTTGAATCTTTCAGTATTAGAGCAACTGTATCCTTCGTGGCCAGTAAGGAATCAACTTTTATTATGTTCACTCCTTTTACTGTATCAAATGCTTTGATATAGCCGCCTTTCATTAATGCTAAATCTTTTACAAGACCTGAGTAAATTGTATCTGCAGCTATATAAATAGAATCTTTTTCCTGCACCACAACCATTACCGGTTTTTCTGTTGCAAGGAAATTCTTTGTCTGTTTATTAAAGAATACACGGTTACTGAAAAGCATAAATCCCTGTGCAGTATCCCTGTATTGAACATTCCCTTTTGCTTCGCCAAAACCTGTTTTATCATCAAAGGCAAAGTCATC
Coding sequences within it:
- the lptC gene encoding LPS export ABC transporter periplasmic protein LptC; protein product: MQRIGLLCLLVVCFSAVHAQTKSPPPRPSQTSDTVRVVEILNADQFFFKTVDSATQLQILKGNVRIRQGITIFTADSVVYNEKTNFMQAYGNVHIKDADSTNIYSQYLQYDGTKKLATFKDKVKLSDGNSILYTEDMDYDMNGKVGTYRNGGRIESKQTTLTSREGFYYADIKDVYFIGNVKMSDPEVALASDSLLYNTTSQVATFIAPTTIKTGKSIINTKDGYYDLKLKKAKFGSRSIMQDSTSYMISDDFAFDDKTGFGEAKGNVQYRDTAQGFMLFSNRVFFNKQTKNFLATEKPVMVVVQEKDSIYIAADTIYSGLVKDLALMKGGYIKAFDTVKGVNIIKVDSLLATKDTVALILKDSNAVVIKDTIAIAQQDTIAIVQKDTIAITPVVPPVIVKDSNLAKQDSIAITKPLIKNRQRPVLQKDPVPVLKKDSIAIAATDSVIIKKIRPKEETDTMRFITAFRHVRIFNDSLQAVADSMFYSGVDSVFELYYDPIAWSKGSQITGDTIYVYLENKKPKRLYVFENGLMIQNVKESAGFFNQIRGRTINGYFTDGELDYVRAKGTAETIYYVQDNDSAFVAMNRTAADMIDMYFEKGRQKSKIYPTTKGDNVPYPPVTGRSKKLPSFQWLENKRPKNKLELFL